A region of the Flintibacter sp. KGMB00164 genome:
GGAGTCCAGTGCGCCGGTGGGCTCGTCGGCCAGGATGACTGAGGGGTTGCCTGCCAGAGCCCGGGCAATGGATACCCGCTGCTGCTGGCCGCCGGAGAGCTGGTTGGGACGGTTTTTGTATTTCGATGCCAATCCAACCCGGTCCAGCGCGCTGAGAGCCCGTTCCCGCCGCTCCCGTTCCGGAACTCCGGCATACAGAAGGGGAAGCTCCACGTTTTCCAGCACGTTGAGTTTGGGAATCAGGTTGTACTGCTGGAAGATAAAGCCCAGCATCTTATTGCGGATTACCGCCTGCTGGTCGTCGTCCATGGTGGATACATCCACGCCGCCCAGGAAGTAATGTCCGCTGGTGGGCACGTCCAGACAGCCAATGATGTTCATGGCAGTGGATTTACCGGAGCCGGACTGGCCTACGATGGCCACAAACTCGCCCTTGTCGATGGAGAAGCTCACCCCATCCAAAGCGCGTACCTGGGTATCACCCATAGGATAGATCTTATAGACCTGCTGAAATTCGATCAGGTGTCCCATGGCTTACATCCCCATCATAGCGGCAAAGGGATTGGAGACCTCGTTGACCCACACGACGATTTCTCCCTCGCTGAGACCGCTGGTAATCTCGATGTTGTCGTTATCATTGCGGCCCAGCGTGACCTCGCGGGTCTCCAGCTTGGAGGGATCGACCACGTTTCCGTTTTCATCCAGAGCGCCCTCCTGGGCCACCTGGACGGTGGGCTTATCGCTGCCCCGGTTCACAGCGTCCACCGGCACGCACAGAACCGTGCCGGCTCGCTCCACAATGATGTCGGCGGAGACGTTCATTCCCGGCTTGAGGTCCTGAGGCTCGTTGATGACCACCGTAACGGGATAGTTGGTCTGGCCGCTGACGGTGGTACCGTTGATGTTGACGGTGTCCACCATACCGGAGAAGGTGACGCCTTCCACTGCATCGGCAGTAATGGTGACCTCCTGGCCGACCTGGACCTTGTTGATATCCTTCTCATCGATCTTCATTTCAAAGGTCAGAGTAGACATGTCATAGAGAACGGCCAGGGTGCCGCCGGCGGCGGTGAGGCTGTTGTTGTCAATGGTGTCACCGGCCTTGAAGTTCTTTTCGATCACGGTGCCGGAGATGGGGGCGGTGATGGTGTAGTTGTCCAGCGCGTCCTGGGCGTTCTGCAGAGAGAGCTGCGCATTCTGCAGGGAGATGGAGGCGTTCTCCAGAGAGGTTTGCGCGGAGGAGCCGCCCAGCGTGGCCAGCACCTGACCGGCGGACACCCGGCTGCCTGCGGAGACGTTCAAGCTGACCACCTCGCCGCTGCCGGTAGCGACGACAGTCTGGGTGAGATTGGCCTCAAAGGTGCCGCTGCCGGCGCAGGCGATGCTGCCCACCTTGGCGGTGGCTGTGGTAGAGGTGGTGAGAGCGCCGGGGTTCTGTACCCGAATCTTTACCTGACGTACCAGAGCGCCACCGTTGCCCACCAGATCAGCGTTGGCTACCGATTCCACCGTGCCGGTGAGTGTCTCCAGCGTGCCGGCCAGCGTGACCTGAGCGGAGGAGCCCACGGCGATGCGCTGAGCATCGGCGGACTGGAAGGGGACGGTAAGGGTCATCGTAGAGGTATCCGAGATATCCGCAATGGGGGAGCCGGCGGATACCAGATCGCCCTTCTTCACGTGCAGCTTCTGCACAACTCCGGCGCCGGAGGCCTTGGGGTTGAGACCATCTACGATGGAGTCGTAGTTGAGCTGGGCCTGCTGTACCGACAGCTGGGCCTGCTGCAGAGCGGTCTCGGCGCTGCCGGGATCGATGCGGTAGAGGACGTCGCCCTTTTCCACCTGGTCGCCCACCTCAAAGGGGGCCTCCAGAACCTCGCCGGTGACCATGCCGCTGACGTTGTAGGAGTCGATGGGCTGGATGGTGCCGGTGCTGGAGACGGATACGGTCATCTCCTGCATCTGAGCAGTGCTGGTCAGGTAGGCGCCCGCCAGCAGTTCTTTTCCCGCACCCAGCATGGGCCGGATGACGAAGAAGAACAGGGCGGCCAGCACCAGGAGTACCGCGATGACCACTTTAGGCCAGCGGCGCTTTTTCTTGGGGGCTTTCCAGGTCGGGGTGCTGTCCTGCTCGGGAGCATCCGCGATGACGGGGACCTCGGGAGCGGTTTGCAGTTGTTCTTTTGTTTCCATTGCAGTGAACTCCTTGCTGTATGTTAAATTGAAGGGGTGACGGGTCAGGTAGCCTCATGGCGGGCCAGCATTCCCCGGCGGAGAATGTCCAGCTGGGCGCAGAAGCGGGTCCATACAGGCTGAGGGTCTGTATGGGACAGTGCGGCGCACAGTGCCGGCGCGGTCACGCTGATGAGAATATGGAACATGTCCTCCAGGTCCTTCTCTTGGCGGATGGACAGCCGGGAGGCATCGATGTGGTCAGACAGGGCGGCAAACAGTGAGTGGGTGCCTGCCGAGCGCAGCAGTGCTCCCTGCTGGACACCGGCATTGCGGTGCAGGATAGCCTGAAACTGCTGAGCAGCCAGATCCTCTCTCCGCTCCACCAGAGCTTGGAATAGGGACTCAAAGGCGGCAAAGAGATCGCCCTGTTCCCGGTCCAGCAGCTGGACCATCAGCTGGGTCAGATCGTCCAGATAGCACTGCAGCAGATAGCGGAACAGGTCCGCTTTGTCTGTGAAGTACATATAAAAGCTGCCCCGGGAGATCTCGGCCTGATGGACGATGCGGTTGATAGAGGCCTCATCAAAGGGCACCCGGGAGAACTCATCCCGGGCACATTGAAGGAGCTTTTCCCGCTTGGCCTGGGGCAGATGGAAAAATGTTGTGCTGGGCACGGTGTACATACCCCCAAAAAACACAAATATGACAAGTTGTCATATAGTATAATCGCCTGTGTTTTTCCGGTCAAGAGGCAAGGAAGCAATTCATAATTTGTTCATACTTCCAAGCTGTCGTGCTCCGTTTCAGTGTAGCGTAGGCAGGTGAGAAATTTCAAAAAAATTCCTTAAAATTTCATAAAATCTGAGCTCAGCATATACCCTCCACCAGAGGGAAGGTCAAGGGAAAAAAGAAGACGGCGCGGAATTTTCCGCGCCGTCTGGGGATCGCATTTGGTTAAGGCTGTTCCATGGCCCAGCGGATGGCATGAGCCACGCCCTCGTGGGCATTATCGGGGGCAATGTGGCGGGCAGCCGCTTTCACAGCCTCACAGCCGTTGCCCATGGCGATGGGGGTTCCTACCGCCTGGAGCATAGCCAGGTCGTTTTCACTGTCGCCTACCGCGGCGCACTGGTCCAGAGGAATCCCCCACAGCAGAGCCAGCAGGGCCAGGGTGCGGCCTTTGTTGACTCCGGCGGGTACCAATTCAAAGTCGTGATCGTTGGAGGAGGTGAGTTCTACACCATGGAGCTGTGAGAGCTCCTCCAGGGGGTAGGCCGGCCGGTTCCAGTCTCCGTGGATCTTGGTCAGCGGAAGGTCGTGCTCCTCTAGATAGGCGATGGGATCCTCGGACACCACCGCCGCGTTGTGAAAGACCGGATAGGGGAAGGTCTTGGAGAGGGACTGCTGAGAGAAGGGGTCCAGTACGATCTGCTCCCCGGCAAAGATCATCAGTTCAATGTCCCGATTCAGACAAAGCTCCAGGGCCTTTCGGCTGACGTCCGCCGGAATATCCCAGCGCCGCAGGTGGGCGCCGGTTGCGTTATCCGACAGCACGGCGCCTCCCAGGCAGACAGACAAATTGTCACACCCGGCCTGGGCAGAAAAGTCGGCAGCTTCTTGCACGGAGCGCCCGGTGGACAGCACCACCTTGATACCCGCCTGGCGGGCCTGAGCAATCGCGGCTTTTGTCTCGTCGGTGATCTGGCCTGCCGGGTCCAGCAGGGTTCCGTCCAGGTCCAGGGCTATGAGTCGGATCATGATAAGGTCCTCCTTAGTATGGTGTGTATCTCAGCCCAGTCCAAGCAGCACACCGATGGTGTGCACCAGCAGGGAGGCCACATAGGCCACGCCAAGCTGCCAGGCGATGGAGAAGAGGGTCCACTTGGTGCTCTGCATCTCCCGGGCCAGGGTGGACACCGCGGCCACACAGGGGACATAGAGCAGGATAAATACCAGCATGGAGAAGGCGGCCAGGGGGGTAAAGCCGGTCATAGCCGCGGCCACCTGGGCGCTGGTAGCGGTCAGGGCAAAGCCGTAGAACATAGACAGGGAGGAGACCACCATCTCTTTGGCGATAAGGCCGGTGAGCAGGGCCACTGCCGCCTGCCAGAAGCCAAAGCCCATGGGAGCAAAGATGGGGGCAATCCATCCGCCGATGATACCAAGCATGGAGGCGGAGGCGTCATCCACCATGTGCAGGGAGAAGTCGAAGGACTGCAGCAGCCACAAAATCATGCTCATAAGCAGGATGAGGGTACCCGCCTTGATGAGAAAGCCCTTTACCTTCTGCCACACGTGGGTGGCAATGTTTTCCATGGAGGGCAGACGGTAGGGGGGCAGCTCCAGTACGAAGGGAGCGGGTTCTCCGGCAAAGAGGGTGTGCTTGAAGAAGATGCCGGAAAGGATGCCTACCAACATGCCGATGACATACAAGCCAAAGACCACCAGACCTGCCCAGGGGCCGAAGAACGCTCCGGCGATCATACCGTATACCGGCAGCTTGGCCGAACAGGACATGAAGGGGATGAGCAGGATGGTCATGCGCCGGTCCTTCTCATTTTCCATGGTCCGCGCGCCCATAATGGCGGGCACCGAGCAGCCAAAGCCCATCAGCATGGGGATAAAGGCCTTGCCGCTCAGACCAAACCGCCGCAGCAGCCGGTCCATGATAAAGGCGGCACGGGACATGTAGCCCGAATCCTCCAGAAAGCTCAGGAAGAAGAACAGCAGGGCGATCTGGGGCAGGAAAGAGAGCACTCCGCCCACACCGGCAATGATTCCGTCACACACCAGGCTGATGAGCACGGGAGAGACATTTCCGGCGGTCATAGTGTCCCGCAAAAAGCCGGAGAACAGATCGATGAGGGCGCTCACTCCGTCCTGAAGCCAGGAGCCGAAGGGGCCAAAGGTGATGACAAACATCACCAGCATAGCGCACAGGAAGAGGGGAAGGGCGGTGTATTTTCCGGTGACGATGCGGTCGATGCGCTGACTGAGAGTGGGCTGGCCGCTGGCCTGGCCTCTGACCACAGAAGCTTTGACCACCCGTTCGATGTACTGATAGCGGCTGTCCGCGATGAGAGTCTCCCGGTCGCCCAGATCGCTGGAGGCCTCATATTCGGCGATGATCTGATCCAGCTTTTTCTGGGTATCCTGAGGCAGATTCAGGGCCTTGGAGACGATCTCGTCGCCCTCCAGCAGCTTGATGGATGCCCAGTGGGCGGGGAGATTGGCGGCATAGGCCGCGTCGTGGATGAGTTCGCCCATCCGGTGGTGGATGTCGTGGGTGAATTCATCATAGAGGTCGTCCGGCTCAAAGGTGTAGCCCAGGTGCATCTGCCGGTGGGCCACCTCCAGCAGCTCGTCCAGACCTTCGCCGGTGCGGGCGGTGATGGGGACTACCGGCACACCCAGTTCTCGGGACAGGCGCTCGATGTCGATTTTGTCGCCGTGGGCGTGGACCTCATCCATAAAGTTCAAAGCCAGCACCATGGGGCGCTCCAGCTCCAGCAGCTGTACGGTGAGGTAGAGGTTTCGCTCCAAGTTGGTGGCGTCTACAATGTCGATGATGGCGTCAGGGCCTTCGCCGATGATAAAGTCCCGGGCCACGATTTCCTCCATGGAGTAGGGAGACAGGGAGTAGATGCCAGGCAGGTCCACCACGGTCAGTTCCCGGTCGCCCAGATGGGCAATGCCCTCTTTTTTCTCCACGGTCACTCCGGGCCAGTTGCCCACGTACTGGTTGGAACCGGTGAGGGCATTAAACAAGGTGGTCTTGCCGCAGTTGGGGTTGCCCGCCAGAGCTACTTTCATGGGGCGGTTGTCGTGGGCGTTGTGGTCGTAGTCCCGGCCGTGATGTTCCAGCTCGTGGACGTGATCCCGCAACTGACGGCGGATGGCCTCCGGGTCCTGGCTGCGGTTTGAAGGCTTGGGGGGCGTCATGCGCCGAGGCGCGCCCATCTGAATCTGGGCCGCGTCGTCCTTGCGCAAAGATAGCTCATAACCACGCAAAGATACCTCCAGCGGGTCACCCAGGGGGGCAATCTTGGTCACCTTCACCATCGTACCGGGGGTCAGGCCCATATCCACCAGCCGCCGCTTTACAGCGCCCGACTGGTTGCCCACCGACAGGATCATACCGCTCTCACCGGGGGAGAGCTCCTGAAGGGTGCGTGGGGCGTTTTTCTTATCTTCCATATTCTCGGTCCTCTCTGCTTGCAACAAAAACATAATTGTTTCGACCATATATTTTACCCAAGGAAAGGGCACTTTTCAAGGGAAGCGGGGCATTTTTTGGCCAATCAGCGGAATGGAAAGAGAGAAAATTGTGCTCAGTTACCCACTGGAAACTAGAAGAGGAATGTGGTATAATCACTCCTAACCCGCAATTTTGCCCGCATGTCAGGACGGACTGAGAGGAGGCGCAGACCGTGATCTTGATCTTATGTGTCGACGACCGGGGCGGACTGATGTTCAACCGCCGCCGCCAGAGCCAGGATCGTTTGGTGCGCCAGGATATGCTTCATCTGTGCGGAGCACGTCCCTTGGCTGTCAGCCCCTATACAGCCCGGCAGTTCGGGCCGGAGGACGGCGTGAAGGTCGTGGAGCAGCCGGGAGAGGAAGATATCTTCTTCCTGGAGGACCTGTCCCCCCAGCCCTTTCTGGAGCAGGCGGACAAGCTCATTTTGTACCACTGGAACCGGGCGTATCCCGGAGATGTCCGCATCGAGCTGCCTCCCAAGGGGTGGAAGCTAGCTGAGCGCACGGAATTTCCCGGCTATTCCCATGAGAAGATCACAAGAGAGGTCTATACCCAATGAAACGTCTGAATACAGCCCTGCTTTCCTTTCTTTTGCTGATGAGCGTGCTGCTCTCCGCCTGCGGAG
Encoded here:
- the feoB gene encoding ferrous iron transport protein B; translation: MEDKKNAPRTLQELSPGESGMILSVGNQSGAVKRRLVDMGLTPGTMVKVTKIAPLGDPLEVSLRGYELSLRKDDAAQIQMGAPRRMTPPKPSNRSQDPEAIRRQLRDHVHELEHHGRDYDHNAHDNRPMKVALAGNPNCGKTTLFNALTGSNQYVGNWPGVTVEKKEGIAHLGDRELTVVDLPGIYSLSPYSMEEIVARDFIIGEGPDAIIDIVDATNLERNLYLTVQLLELERPMVLALNFMDEVHAHGDKIDIERLSRELGVPVVPITARTGEGLDELLEVAHRQMHLGYTFEPDDLYDEFTHDIHHRMGELIHDAAYAANLPAHWASIKLLEGDEIVSKALNLPQDTQKKLDQIIAEYEASSDLGDRETLIADSRYQYIERVVKASVVRGQASGQPTLSQRIDRIVTGKYTALPLFLCAMLVMFVITFGPFGSWLQDGVSALIDLFSGFLRDTMTAGNVSPVLISLVCDGIIAGVGGVLSFLPQIALLFFFLSFLEDSGYMSRAAFIMDRLLRRFGLSGKAFIPMLMGFGCSVPAIMGARTMENEKDRRMTILLIPFMSCSAKLPVYGMIAGAFFGPWAGLVVFGLYVIGMLVGILSGIFFKHTLFAGEPAPFVLELPPYRLPSMENIATHVWQKVKGFLIKAGTLILLMSMILWLLQSFDFSLHMVDDASASMLGIIGGWIAPIFAPMGFGFWQAAVALLTGLIAKEMVVSSLSMFYGFALTATSAQVAAAMTGFTPLAAFSMLVFILLYVPCVAAVSTLAREMQSTKWTLFSIAWQLGVAYVASLLVHTIGVLLGLG
- a CDS encoding TetR/AcrR family transcriptional regulator, with the protein product MPSTTFFHLPQAKREKLLQCARDEFSRVPFDEASINRIVHQAEISRGSFYMYFTDKADLFRYLLQCYLDDLTQLMVQLLDREQGDLFAAFESLFQALVERREDLAAQQFQAILHRNAGVQQGALLRSAGTHSLFAALSDHIDASRLSIRQEKDLEDMFHILISVTAPALCAALSHTDPQPVWTRFCAQLDILRRGMLARHEAT
- a CDS encoding efflux RND transporter periplasmic adaptor subunit, which gives rise to METKEQLQTAPEVPVIADAPEQDSTPTWKAPKKKRRWPKVVIAVLLVLAALFFFVIRPMLGAGKELLAGAYLTSTAQMQEMTVSVSSTGTIQPIDSYNVSGMVTGEVLEAPFEVGDQVEKGDVLYRIDPGSAETALQQAQLSVQQAQLNYDSIVDGLNPKASGAGVVQKLHVKKGDLVSAGSPIADISDTSTMTLTVPFQSADAQRIAVGSSAQVTLAGTLETLTGTVESVANADLVGNGGALVRQVKIRVQNPGALTTSTTATAKVGSIACAGSGTFEANLTQTVVATGSGEVVSLNVSAGSRVSAGQVLATLGGSSAQTSLENASISLQNAQLSLQNAQDALDNYTITAPISGTVIEKNFKAGDTIDNNSLTAAGGTLAVLYDMSTLTFEMKIDEKDINKVQVGQEVTITADAVEGVTFSGMVDTVNINGTTVSGQTNYPVTVVINEPQDLKPGMNVSADIIVERAGTVLCVPVDAVNRGSDKPTVQVAQEGALDENGNVVDPSKLETREVTLGRNDNDNIEITSGLSEGEIVVWVNEVSNPFAAMMGM
- a CDS encoding ribonuclease Z → MILILCVDDRGGLMFNRRRQSQDRLVRQDMLHLCGARPLAVSPYTARQFGPEDGVKVVEQPGEEDIFFLEDLSPQPFLEQADKLILYHWNRAYPGDVRIELPPKGWKLAERTEFPGYSHEKITREVYTQ
- a CDS encoding ABC transporter ATP-binding protein, with the translated sequence MGHLIEFQQVYKIYPMGDTQVRALDGVSFSIDKGEFVAIVGQSGSGKSTAMNIIGCLDVPTSGHYFLGGVDVSTMDDDQQAVIRNKMLGFIFQQYNLIPKLNVLENVELPLLYAGVPERERRERALSALDRVGLASKYKNRPNQLSGGQQQRVSIARALAGNPSVILADEPTGALDSHTSREVLSFLKKLNREGDTVVLITHDNSIAVRAKRIIRLQDGKIIYDGDSSDPQAVVQPKLDEDEDEDLDEEVNA
- a CDS encoding Cof-type HAD-IIB family hydrolase, with the translated sequence MIRLIALDLDGTLLDPAGQITDETKAAIAQARQAGIKVVLSTGRSVQEAADFSAQAGCDNLSVCLGGAVLSDNATGAHLRRWDIPADVSRKALELCLNRDIELMIFAGEQIVLDPFSQQSLSKTFPYPVFHNAAVVSEDPIAYLEEHDLPLTKIHGDWNRPAYPLEELSQLHGVELTSSNDHDFELVPAGVNKGRTLALLALLWGIPLDQCAAVGDSENDLAMLQAVGTPIAMGNGCEAVKAAARHIAPDNAHEGVAHAIRWAMEQP